DNA from Algisphaera agarilytica:
AAGAATCTCATGGTGCCTCGCAGCGCGCGCCGATAGATTTTTCGAAAGATTATCGGTACTCTTGCCGGTTGCTAATTCGACGTAAACACTTGGAGCACCACGGATGGTCAGCCAACGCCAGAGCCTTCTCCCCAGTCGCGATTCGATCACCCATAAGTTTCAGATCATGGGCCACGAGGGCTACCTCACCATCGGTCTGTTCGAAAACGGCCAGCCGGGCGAGGTCTTTGTGAAGATGTCCAAAGAGGGCTCGACCCTCTCGGGGCTGATGCAGGCGTTCTGTCGTGCGTTTTCGCTGGCCCTGCAATACGGCCTGCCTCTGGAAGAGGCGGTCCGCCGGTTCAAGGACATGCGTTTTGAGCCCATGGGCACCACCGGTAACCCCGACATCCCCGAAGCCAAGAGCATCATCGATTACGTCGCCCGTTACCTCGAGAGCCAGTTCTCCGAGTCGGATGTGCGGGCCGGGATGCGTTGCTAGGCGCTGAGCCACATTTGTGAGTAAACGGTTTGACCCTCACCCGGGGGTCGGATACCGTTTTGCTTTGCACGGCGGAGCCGCTGTGACACGCCCAGCTACCCCCAGGCGAGAACCTAACGCATGTGCGGGATTGTCGGACTCGTCGCTCAAACTACAGTTAACCAAAGGCTTTACGACGCCCTGACCGTGCTGC
Protein-coding regions in this window:
- a CDS encoding TSCPD domain-containing protein — its product is MVSQRQSLLPSRDSITHKFQIMGHEGYLTIGLFENGQPGEVFVKMSKEGSTLSGLMQAFCRAFSLALQYGLPLEEAVRRFKDMRFEPMGTTGNPDIPEAKSIIDYVARYLESQFSESDVRAGMRC